TGGGTCCGTTCTTTCGGACGAATGCGGGTGCCGGGGCCGGGAGGGCCGATGAGGGGGGCGCGGGGCGGGCTGCCGGACGCGGTTGCGCCGGGCAGCCCGCCCCGCGCGCGGTCACACGTCGGTACGGCTGCGTCCCGGCGTCCCGGCGGCCGCGCTGCCGCCGCGCCGCCAGCCGAGGAAGCCGAAGGCGATGCCGAGCAGACCGACGACCACGCCGACCCCGCCGAGGACCCGGGCCAGGGTGTCCGAGTCGGAACCGGTGGCGGCCGAGGCAGTGGTGGTGGCCTTGGGCGCGGCGGGCGCGCTGCTGCTGCTCGCGGCGGCGTCGGTGAGGGTGAGCACCGGCGCCGGGTTGGCCGGCTCGGGCTGCCCGGGCTCCTCGTTCTGGATCCAGCGGACCACCGAGCCGTCGCTGTAGGTCTGCAGCGCCTTGAAGGTCAGGGCGTCGGTGTTGCTCGGCAGCTGCCCCATGTCCACGGTGAAGTCCTGGTAGTAGCCGGGCTCGATGGCCCCGCCGGTCCAGGTGATGGACGAGACCGCATCGGTGATCGAACCGTCGTCGGTGACGATCGGGGTGGCCAGCTTGACGTTGGTGATGGTGGCCTTCCAGCCGGGCGTGGGCGCGACCAGCACCGAGGCGATCGGGGTCGCGGTCGGGAAGTAGACCTGGACCTCGGTGGTCGAGGCGTTGTCCTTCTCGTTCGGCACCCGGAAGGAGAAGGTCTGGTCGGACGCGCCCTTGGCGGCGGTCGAGGGCTGGACGGTCACGTGGGCCGAGGCGGGTCCGGCGATCAGCAGGACACCGGCCGCCGCGAGCGCGGCGACGGTGCCGGTACGGCGCTTGACGGCTGTGGTCGTACGCATGGTTCAGGGCTCCAGGAGTGAGGAGTGCGAAGTACTGCGGGCAGGTGGGGGCATGCGGCCCGACCCGCCCCTCCGCGGCCCTGTCGACGACGGGGGAAGGCGTGGGTGCAGGTGGTCAGGCCGCCGGCGCCACGGGTGGTCCGCGCCGCACGACCTGGTGCCGCAGCAGCGTGCGACGCGGCAGCCGCCAGGGGGCGCGGTCGGCGGCGGTCCCGGCGCGGGCCGGCTCCAGGCCGACCAGCCCGTGCAGCAGCGCGGCGGCCAGCGCCAGCACGGTGCGCAGCGGGGCGGCCCAGGTGCGGGCCGTCGTCTCGGCGTGCGACCCGACCGCGCGGGCCGCCCGCCAGAGCGCCGCCTCGCCGCAGCGCAGCCACCAGCCGATGGCCAGGGCCGCGCCGAGGTGGCCCAGCAGCATCAGCGGGGTGAGTCCGAGGACGGCCGAGTGGGTCCAGAAGTCGAGGTGCGGCAGGGCGGTGACGACCAGGTGCGGGTCGAGGCCGGCCCGGCTGACGATCTGGCCGGCCGTGGTACCGGGCGGGAGGGCGCCGGCGGCCGAGCCGGAGGCGTCCGGGCCGCATATCAGCCGCATCGCCAGCTCGGTGAGGGCATTGCCACCACTGCTCGCGGCGCCGGCCGTCATGTCCATCCCCGGCATGCCGGCCATGGCGCCGGAGGTCTCGTGGAAGAAGAGG
The Streptacidiphilus albus JL83 genome window above contains:
- a CDS encoding YcnI family copper-binding membrane protein, which encodes MRTTTAVKRRTGTVAALAAAGVLLIAGPASAHVTVQPSTAAKGASDQTFSFRVPNEKDNASTTEVQVYFPTATPIASVLVAPTPGWKATITNVKLATPIVTDDGSITDAVSSITWTGGAIEPGYYQDFTVDMGQLPSNTDALTFKALQTYSDGSVVRWIQNEEPGQPEPANPAPVLTLTDAAASSSSAPAAPKATTTASAATGSDSDTLARVLGGVGVVVGLLGIAFGFLGWRRGGSAAAGTPGRSRTDV